The following proteins come from a genomic window of Malus domestica chromosome 02, GDT2T_hap1:
- the LOC139187473 gene encoding transcription termination factor MTERF8, chloroplastic-like, whose amino-acid sequence MLRTLRLCYSQSSSIVAASRITFFVQNPILRKHLSLEISEIQPNFTINYLVNSCGLSPKGAISASKWFELQSRERADSVLSFLRTHGFSEIQISKILRSCTQLLNSNPEKTLLPKLEFFRSNGVSREGLGKLLANYPRILSVSLEKQIVPTYNFLRSMISEKNAVSVLSRGSWFIYSKNLVPNLELLRESAMPPSCISLLLARQPTAFALKPKLLGEVVDRVVQMGFNMQTSTSVHAMCVLLLRFNDSNSVWNRSCEVYKRWGWSEDDVLSAFRRYPYCMNKSETKIASVMDFLVNKMGWPQRSIVKYPTVMGLSMESRIIPRCSVVKVLVLKGLIKEIENVSLSSLLAPAEKCFLDKFVFRYIDEAPQLLSVYEGKVEIQDV is encoded by the coding sequence ATGCTGCGAACACTCAGATTATGCTATTCGCAATCTTCCAGCATAGTTGCTGCTTCCAGAATCACATTCTTTGTTCAAAATCCGATACTCCGCAAACACTTGAGCTTGGAAATCTCagaaatccaacccaatttCACAATCAATTACCTCGTAAACTCATGTGGGTTGTCCCCAAAAGGTGCGATTTCAGCATCCAAGTGGTTCGAGTTGCAATCCCGAGAAAGAGCAGACTCCGTCTTGTCCTTCCTCAGAACCCATGGATTCTCCGAAATCCAGATCTCGAAGATCCTCAGGTCATGCACACAACTTCTCAACTCCAATCCGGAGAAAACCCTTTTGCCAAAGCTTGAGTTTTTCAGGTCGAATGGAGTTTCAAGGGAGGGCCTTGGAAAACTTCTGGCAAATTATCCGCGGATTTTGAGTGTGAGCTTGGAGAAACAGATTGTACCCACTTATAACTTCCTTAGGAGTATGATTTCTGAGAAAAATGCCGTTTCGGTTTTGAGCCGGGGCTCATGGTTTATCTATTCGAAGAATTTGGTGCCAAATCTTGAGTTGTTGAGAGAATCAGCTATGCCCCCATCCTGCATTTCTCTGTTGCTTGCTCGTCAACCCACTGCTTTTGCGCTGAAGCCTAAACTGCTTGGTGAGGTTGTGGATAGGGTTGTGCAAATGGGTTTTAATATGCAAACATCAACTTCTGTGCATGCAATGTGTGTATTATTATTGCGCTTTAACGATAGTAACTCGGTATGGAATCGAAGTTGCGAAGTTTATAAGAGGTGGGGTTGGTCCGAGGATGATGTTCTCTCTGCTTTCAGACGGTACCCCTACTGTATGAATAAGTCGGAGACAAAAATAGCGTCAGTAATGGATTTTTTAGTGAACAAGATGGGATGGCCGCAGAGATCAATTGTCAAATACCCGACTGTCATGGGTCTCAGTATGGAGAGTAGAATTATACCAAGGTGTTCGGTCGTgaaagttttggtgttgaaaggATTGATAAAGGAAATTGAAAATGTGAGTTTGAGTTCGTTGTTGGCACCTGCGGAGAAGTGCTTCTTGGATAAGTTTGTGTTCAGATATATAGATGAAGCACCTCAATTGTTAAGCGTGTATGAAGGAAAAGTGGAAATCCAGGATGTATGA
- the LOC103434750 gene encoding WAT1-related protein At2g39510-like, whose translation MSKRSNMAQMLNRAVPFMAVTFMQIGFAGMSLISKFALNHGMSPHVLVVYRHAVATVFIAPFAIIFDRNVRPKMTLSIFTKIVLLGLLEPVIDQNLFYTGMKLTTATFTSAMCNVLPAFAFIMAWIFRFEKINLRSLHSLAMILGTIVTVGGAMLMTLINGPMLNFPWTRRNIHQESTVSTVHQDPIKGGIMLAAGCFCWSCFMILQAITLKSYPAELSLTTWICLVGTVQGTAAALAFEWNNPIAWSIHFDYKLLAAVYSGIMCSGIAYYIQGMVMKERGPVFVTAFSPLSMIITAVMSSFILAEIMYLGRVIGAMVIVIGLYMVLWGKSKDQLPSELEKDDKRELATNV comes from the exons ATGTCTAAGCGCTCCAATATGGCTCAGATGCTCAATCGGGCGGTGCCGTTCATGGCTGTCACCTTCATGCAAATTGGGTTCGCAGGGATGTCCTTAATTTCAAAGTTTGCTCTAAACCATGGGATGAGCCCGCATGTCTTGGTAGTCTATCGGCATGCTGTGGCCACTGTTTTTATAGCTCCTTTTGCCATTATCTTTGATAG GAATGTAAGGCCAAAGATGACCTTATCTATTTTCACCAAGATTGTGTTGCTTGGCCTATTAGA GCCTGTAATTGACCAGAACCTGTTCTATACCGGGATGAAGCTTACAACAGCAacttttacatctgccatgtgCAATGTTCTTCCTGCTTTTGCTTTCATAATGGCTTGGATTttcag GTTTGAGAAGATTAATTTGAGAAGCCTGCATAGCCTGGCAATGATATTGGGGACGATAGTGACTGTGGGAGGAGCCATGCTTATGACTCTAATTAATGGACCCATGTTGAATTTTCCGTGGACAAGAAGAAATATCCATCAAGAATCTACAGTTTCCACAGTTCATCAGGATCCCATAAAGGGAGGTATCATGCTTGCAGCTGGATGTTTCTGCTGGTCTTGTTTCATGATTCTCCAA GCGATTACTCTAAAATCATACCCTGCTGAGCTGTCCCTAACAACTTGGATATGCTTGGTGGGCACGGTTCAAGGAACTGCGGCGGCCCTAGCTTTCGAATGGAATAACCCTATAGCTTGGTCCATACACTTTGATTATAAGCTGTTAGCTGCTGTTTACAGT GGAATAATGTGTTCAGGGATCGCTTATTACATTCAGGGAATGGTAATGAAGGAAAGAGGACCTGTTTTTGTGACTGCTTTTAGTCCTCTAAGCATGATTATTACAGCCGTTATGAGCTCCTTCATATTAGCTGAGATCATGTACTTGGGAAG agtaattggagcaatggtcattgtgattggcctctatATGGTTCTATGGGGGAAAAGCAAGGATCAACTTCCATCCGAATTAGAAAAAGATGATAAAAGGGAATTGGCTACAAATGTTTAA
- the LOC103411141 gene encoding transcription termination factor MTERF4, chloroplastic-like, with amino-acid sequence MVVLYKLKALTLLRLGYPQSSSSILKLSVVGDVKPSHFPLQNLLLCRHFNSEISETHHDFTVNYLINSCGLSPEGAISTSKWVELRSPKTADSVLSFLRNYGFSETQMSKMVRSCPHLLQLHPEKTLLPKLEFFASFGVSKKDLATTLQYEPKLLAMSLEKRIIPTYDFLRSMLSQKKVVSVFRHGSWILVEGHSKKVAPNIKVLRESGMPQHCISMMLTCHPRALILKPKDFGQLVDEVKQMGFNLQKSTSVMAINALCAANRSTWNRSCEFYKRWCSVVKVLLLKGLINGIENVSLGSVLVPPEKCFLERFVARYTDEVPQLLSVYQGRVEVQDV; translated from the coding sequence ATGGTGGTGCTCTACAAATTGAAGGCACTCACCCTCCTCAGATTGGGTTACCCGCAATCTTCTTCTTCCATATTAAAACTATCTGTCGTTGGAGATGTGAAACCCTCACATTTTCCTCTTCAGAATCTGCTGCTCTGCAGACATTTCAACTCAGAAATCTCAGAAACCCACCACGATTTCACTGTCAATTACCTCATAAACTCATGCGGGCTGTCCCCAGAAGGTGCGATTTCAACATCCAAGTGGGTTGAGTTGCGATCCCCCAAAACAGCAGACTCCGTTCTGTCCTTTCTCAGAAACTATGGATTCTCTGAGACCCAGATGTCGAAGATGGTCAGGTCATGCCCACATCTTCTCCAATTGCATCCGGAGAAAACCCTTCTGCCAAAGCTTGAGTTTTTCGCTTCGTTCGGAGTTTCAAAGAAGGACCTTGCAACAACACTGCAATATGAACCGAAGCTTTTGGCCATGAGCTTGGAGAAACGGATTATACCCACTTATGATTTCCTTAGGAGTATGCTTTCTCAGAAAAAGGTCGTTTCGGTTTTCAGGCATGGCTCGTGGATTCTCGTGGAAGGCCACTCCAAGAAGGTTGCGCCAAATATTAAGGTTTTGAGAGAATCAGGGATGCCCCAGCACTGCATTTCTATGATGCTTACTTGTCATCCCAGAGCTTTAATACTAAAGCCTAAAGATTTTGGTCAACTTGTGGATGAGGTTAAGCAAATGGGTTTTAACCTGCAAAAATCAACTTCTGTGATGGCAATAAACGCATTGTGTGCTGCCAATAGGTCTACATGGAATCGAAGTTGCGAATTTTATAAGAGGTGGTGTTCGGTTGTTAAAGTTTTGTTGCTGAAAGGATTGATAAACGGGATTGAAAATGTGAGTTTGGGTTCTGTGTTGGTGCCTCCGGAGAAGTGCTTCTTGGAGAGGTTTGTGGCCAGATATACAGATGAAGTACCTCAGTTATTGAGTGTGTATCAAGGAAGAGTTGAAGTCCAGGATGTATGA